CATGTGGTCGGGGCCGATGAGGATCTTGGACAAGATCGAGGCGGTCGATTACGACGTCTTCCGGCGGCGGCCGACCCTGTCGAAGGGGGAGCTGATGAAGCTCTTTCTTTTTTCATGACCGACGGTTTCTCCTACAGTTCTAGGATCGCCCGGGAGAGCGGGTCGAACTTCTACTGGTCCTTCTTTTTCCTGCCCCGGGCGAAGAAGAACGCCATTTTCGTCATTTACGCCTTCAGCCGCCTGGTCGACGACGCGGTGGACGAGTCCGCCGACGAGCAGACGGCCCGGAGGGAGATCGCCCTGTGGCGCCGGCGGCTGGCGGCCTGTTACGGGGAGGGGGCTGTGTCCGATCCGGCCCTCGCCCATCCCGTGCTCCCGGAACTCAAGGCCACGGTGGAGGGTTTCTCGATTCCGCGGTCCTATTTGGACGACCTCGTGACGGGCATGGAGATGGATCTGGACAAGAAGCGTTACGCGACCTTCGGCGAGCTCGAGACGTATTGCTACCATGTCGCGGGCACGATCGGACTCCTCTGCAATCACCTGTTCGGCTACCCGGACGACGAGGCGGCGCGCCGTTACGCGGTCCTCCTGGGCAAGGCGTTTCAGCTCACCAACATCATCCGGGACGTCGGAAAGGACGCCAAGCTCGGACGTGTCTACCTGCCTCGCGAGGAGCTCGAGCGCTTCGGGGTCGCGGAGAGTGACCTTCTCGAGGGACGGGTCGCCGAGCCGTTCCGGCGGCTCATGGATTTCGAGGCCGAGCGCGCCTCGGACTATTTCGAACAGGCCTTCGCGGCGCTTCCCGGGGAGAAACGCCGCAAGATCGTCCCGGCCCAGATGATGGCCGCCTTCTACCGGGCCCTCCTGAACAAGACCCGCGCCGAGCGTTATCCGGTGTTCGAGAAGAAGGTCTCGCTCCGCGCGCCGGAGAAGATCCTCCTGGCGGCCAAGACCCTGGTGAGCGCGCTGTGAAAAAAGAGGTTCTCATCATCGGAGGCGGATTCGCGGGTCTCGCGGCGGGGGTGGAGCTCGCCAACGGCGGGCACCACGTCACGCTGATCGAGCGCCGCGGCCATCTGGGCGGCCGGGCTTATTCCTTCAAGGACCCGGCTTCGGGCGCCGTCCTCGACAACGGTCAGCACATCCTCATGGGCTGCTACCGGGACACGCTCCGATTCCTGGAGACGATCGGGACGCGCGGCAACGTGGATTTTCAGCGGAGCCTCGCCGTGGACTTCGCGGCGCCCGGGATCGCGCCGTCCCGTTTCCGCTCCCTGCCGCTTCCGAGCCCCTTGCATCTCTTGAGCGGATTTTGGCTCTTCCGTCGGTTTTCTCTCCGGGACAAGCTGGCCGTCCTCAAGATGAGGCGGGGGATGGCGAACGGGACCGAAGGCCTCGACGGCAAGAGCGTGACTCGATGGTTGAAGGACCTGGGACAGACCGACGCCCTGATCGAGCGTTTTTGGGACCCGCTGACGCTCGCGGCCCTCAACGACCGCCCGGAGGTCTCCTCGGCGGCCCTTTTTCACGCCGTTCTCAAGGACGCCTTGTTCTCGGGCCGGGCCGGGTCCCGGATCGGCGTGCCCAAGGTGGGGCTTTCCGAACTTTACACGGAGGCCGCGCGCGACTTCATCGAACGCAAGGGAGGGCATTTTCTGCTCAAGTCTCCGGTGGCCAAGCTCCACTTCCGGGGACGGGAATTTTCGGAAGTCGAGCTCGAGGGGGGGCGCCGCGTCAGCGCCGAGGCCTTGCTCGTGACCGTGCCCTTTACGGCCCTCCGCAGGATACTGCCCGAATCGCTCCTGTACGAAGACCGCTTTTTCGCGCCGCTCTCGAAGCTGACGGCCTCGCCCATCGTGGCGGTGAACCTGTGGTACGACCGTCCGATCATCGCGCGGCCGTTCGTGGGGCTCTGGGGCACGCGCGTCCATTGGATTTTTAGGAAAAAAGACGCCTTCGGAGGGCAGCCGTACCTCTCGCTCGTCATCAGCGGGGCGCGGGACGAGCTCCAGATTCCGGGCCCGGCGCTCATCGAAGCCGCCGTCGCGGAGCTGCAGAGCGTGTTTCCCCAGGCGCGGGACGCGAGGCTCCTGAGGGCGACCGTCTCCAAGGAACCGGAGGCGACGATGGCGCCCGCCGTCGGCGTGGAGAAACACCGTCTGCCCCAGAAGACGCCGTACAAGAATCTCTACCTCGCCGGCGATTGGACGGCGACGGGGCTTCCCGCGACGATCGAGAGCGCGGTCCGATCCGCAAAGAAGGCTGTTGAACTGATTGTGGACTCAAGCTAACTTCCCGCTGTGAAAATCTACACGAAAACCGGGGATCAGGGAGAAACCGGCCTCTTTGGGGGCCCGAGGGTCAGGAAGGATCACGCTCGAATTCGAGCCTACGGCGAGGTCGACGAGCTGAACGCCGTCGTCGGATTCGCCCGCGCGGCCAACCGGGATGGCGGGGTGGACGGGTTGCTTCAGGCGATTCAGAACGACCTCTTCGACGTCGGGGCCGTGCTCGCGGCGCCGGACCCTGAAAAGCTCAAGGGGAAGGGACGCTTCGCCGGAGCGCGGGAGGTTGAACGCC
The genomic region above belongs to bacterium and contains:
- the hpnD gene encoding presqualene diphosphate synthase HpnD translates to MTDGFSYSSRIARESGSNFYWSFFFLPRAKKNAIFVIYAFSRLVDDAVDESADEQTARREIALWRRRLAACYGEGAVSDPALAHPVLPELKATVEGFSIPRSYLDDLVTGMEMDLDKKRYATFGELETYCYHVAGTIGLLCNHLFGYPDDEAARRYAVLLGKAFQLTNIIRDVGKDAKLGRVYLPREELERFGVAESDLLEGRVAEPFRRLMDFEAERASDYFEQAFAALPGEKRRKIVPAQMMAAFYRALLNKTRAERYPVFEKKVSLRAPEKILLAAKTLVSAL
- the hpnE gene encoding hydroxysqualene dehydroxylase HpnE → MKKEVLIIGGGFAGLAAGVELANGGHHVTLIERRGHLGGRAYSFKDPASGAVLDNGQHILMGCYRDTLRFLETIGTRGNVDFQRSLAVDFAAPGIAPSRFRSLPLPSPLHLLSGFWLFRRFSLRDKLAVLKMRRGMANGTEGLDGKSVTRWLKDLGQTDALIERFWDPLTLAALNDRPEVSSAALFHAVLKDALFSGRAGSRIGVPKVGLSELYTEAARDFIERKGGHFLLKSPVAKLHFRGREFSEVELEGGRRVSAEALLVTVPFTALRRILPESLLYEDRFFAPLSKLTASPIVAVNLWYDRPIIARPFVGLWGTRVHWIFRKKDAFGGQPYLSLVISGARDELQIPGPALIEAAVAELQSVFPQARDARLLRATVSKEPEATMAPAVGVEKHRLPQKTPYKNLYLAGDWTATGLPATIESAVRSAKKAVELIVDSS